In Miscanthus floridulus cultivar M001 chromosome 19, ASM1932011v1, whole genome shotgun sequence, the DNA window GAAACATTATTAGATGGTTGAATGGCACTGTGATGATGTAGCTTTATCATTACAGCTAGCTGTTGGTGAGATATCTCCTCACAGTTCAGATAACAATGTGCTTGCTTCAGTTGTTTCTTCCATCTAGTGTAGAAGCTCTTCCACGATATGATATATGtggtttgctttttttttttttggttaccTTCACTGTTTAGCTAACTCTGTTGTGGTGTGCTCCTTCAATTGTGTTCTTTTCAGAAGCAAGCATCCTCCACCCATGGCGGATGTGCATGAACCTTTGGTGCGCCGCAAGAGGAAGAAGGTTTTGGTGGACTACTTGGTGCGGTTCCGATGGATCCTTGTGATCTTCGTGGTCCTTCCTATTTCATCTCTGAtctacttcaatatctttctgggCGACATGTGGTCAGCCATGAAGTCAGAGAAGAAGCGCCAGAAGCAACATGATGAGAATGTGCAGAAGGTTGTGAAGCGGCTCAAGCAGAGGAACCCAAAGAAGGATGGTCTTGTTTGCACAGCCAGGAAGCCCTGGATTGCTGTTGGCATGCGCAATGTCGACTACAAGCGTGCGAGGCATTTTGAGGTTGACCTTTCTTCCTTCAGGAACATCCTTGAGATTGACAAAGAGAGGATGGTTGCTAAGGTTGAGCCCCTTGTAAACATGGGTCAGATAATCCCGAGCTACCTGCCCAATGAACCTTGCCCTTGCAGTCGTCGCTGAGCTTGACTGACCTCACTGTTGGTGGGCTGATCAATGGTTATGGAATTGAGGGGAGCTCTCACCTCTATGGCCTTTTCTCTGACACGGTTGTTGCAATGGAAGTTGTTCTTGCAGATGGCCGGGTTGTTAGGGCCACCAAGGATAATGAGTACTCTGACCTTTTCTATGGCATTCCCTGGTCCCAGGGAACACTTGGGTTCCTTGTCTCTGCTGAGATCAAGCTGATTCCCATCAAGGAGTACATGAAGCTCACCTACACTCCAGTGAAAGGGAGTCTGAAAGAAATCGCGCAGGCCTATGCTGATTCTTTCGCTCCAAGAGATGGTGACCCAGCAAAGGTCCCTGACTTTGTTGAAGGAATGGTGTACACAGAAAGCGAGGGTGTCATGATGACTGGTGTGTATGCTTCgaaagaagaggccaagaagaaGGGCAACAAGATCAACTGCGTGGGGTGGTGGTTTAAGCCCTGGTTCTACCAGCATGCTCAGACGGCGCTCAAGAGGGGCGAGTTTGTGGAGTACATCCCAACAAGAGAGTACTACCACCGCCACACCCGGTGCCTGTACTGGGAGGGAAAGCTGATCCTGCCATTCGGTGACCAGTTCTGGTTCAGGTTCCTGCTGGGTTGGCTCATGCCACCAAAGGTGTCTCTGCTGAAGGCGACTCAAGGTGAGGCTATCAGGAACTACTACCATGACAACCATGTGATCCAGGACATGCTGGTGCCACTGTACAAGGTTGGAGATGCTCTCGAGTTCGTGCACCGCGAGATGGAGGtgtgtttcttgttagtactgtgTCATATATCTTTATTGACTGTTATTGTTGCTTGCACACCTGCTGTTGTTTATGAGTAGTCCGCTGAATAATAATAAGCTAAGCATTTCTCGGAATTGATTGTTGCTAGGTGTATCCTCTGTGGCTGTGCCCTCACCGCCTGTACAAGCTGCCAGTGAAGACGATGGTGTACCCTGAGCCTGGGTTCGAGCACCAGCACAGGCAGGGCGACACGAGCTACGCGCAGATGTTCACGGACGTGGGTGTGTACTACGCCCCTGCCACGGTCCTAAGGGGAGAGGAGTTCAACGGTGCGGAGGCGGTGCACAGGCTGGAGCAGTGGCTGATCGAGAACCACAGCTACCAGCCACAGTACGCTGTGTCGGAGATGAATGAGAAGGACTTCTGGCGCATGTTCGACGCCTCCCACTACGAGCACTGCCGGCGCAAGTACGGGGCTGTGGGCACGTTCATGAGCGTGTACTACAAGTCGAAGAAGGGGCGCAAGACGGAGAAGGAGGtgcaggaggcggaggcggccatCCTGGAGCCGGCCTACGCGGACGAGGCCTAAGCTGGGACCAACCTGTTCGGCGGCAGCGGCAGAGTTTGTTTACATAAGACTTTGAGATGATGCGATCTGGACGAGATGAGACGTTTCTCTCGTTTTGCTTAATTAATTAGAACTTGATGATGTAGTGTGTCTGTCCGTAGTACTCTTAAGCTCGTGGTACCCTTAAGCTCGTGGTCAGTGAGTGAGTTGTCGTTGATGCTCAGTGTTggggtttatttatttttttctctaaTGGAATTTCTCAGATTGATTCGGCACTTGCTACATGGCTCTGCTCTTGTATGTGTACATGTGATTGctagttcttttttttttaatgttTTCCAGGCGCTGCTGCTGCGTCTTGGATGCAGGAGCAGTAGTAAATTGGAGCTGCTGATTAACACAACTGGGAGTGGGAATAGATAACTGATGGAGTTGTTGCAGTTGCAGGATGAGGTAGCACTAGCAGATTGGAGTGGGGGAAGTGGCAGGCAGCCAGAAACCATGACGAGGGAGGCAGAGCATGTGATGTGGGGGTGGGAGGCACCATGGGGCTGGGCTGGCATGGCAGGCACAGTGAGAAAAGAAAGCACGCAGACAGCACCAGCCATCAGTCCCCGGTCCCCACGAGCAAAAGCAAAGAAAGATGAATGCGTATGCGGTGCAGGCGTGCAGCAACTCTGCTCTGCTCTCTGGGCTCGGTTCAGGTTCCTTCACTCGATCGGTCACTGGCTTTTACCGTTACCAGTGGGAATTGGTGCTGACAGCTGAGCAAGATGAAGACACTTTTTTCCGGAACACACAGGCAGCAAGATGCGAGAGACTTTTAAGGAACACTCGGTAGAAAGAAATTCAGATTCTCAGTCCAATAGCAGGTTAGCcttctgtattttttatataataaacgttgtaaaaaaaattaaaccaGCTTGTTTGTTTCGTTCCTCTGATCTGCAAGATTGAAGTGCGTGAAGGCATCCGATTCCCATCCGTCCGTCGTCTACTGCTATATGATATCAGTAAGTTTATCACGGACTGCCGGACTGGCTGGCTTGGCTGACTCCACCACGCAGCaactgaaatttctacagcacaGCGTAGGTTTTGTTTGGATCTATTAGCTGCTAATAACTAACTATTAGCTGGTTTAGTCCAACCAGTAAGACGATCCGTTTGAATCCAAATGAGCTAATAATtagcagctaactattagcttcatggatcCAAATAGGACCATAGTACAACTTGGCATGCTATAAACATACATGCATGTAACATGATAATAATAAATACATACTTAAACACAGTAATTCATATTCTAGAAGCTGGATGATGTGCTGTGCTGCATCTTAACTTGTTGCTTGGctactctttttttcttcttcttcatactGCTGCTTATTATGCTCTACTCCCATGCGCCATTGCCATGGCTATCAAGCAATTTTGTTTGGGGGCAAAAATTACAGTAGTGTAGAaaatgcaaatgaaaagctcTCCAAAGCTTTGCTTTGCTGTCATTGGGTGGGACGGCACGGGCAACAGCTGCACCGCCCCAGTTATTatttactgctgctgctgctttgcCCACTCCTTGTATATTTGCATCACTGCCTGCTTCaggaaggaaggaaaggagatctCCACTTCACTCAAGAACCCACACCCACCCAACCCCTCCCTTGCCACTCCTTCCGTTCCTTGAGATGACGAagcagcatcagcagcagctcctcctcctTTCTCTCATGTTTCTCGTTGCTGTCGCAGCAGCCGCTGTTGCTGCCGATCCACAGCAGGTATGCCTACTCCTTTCTCTTCTGCATCATCACTGAATCAGCTCCAGCCCTCCTCTCTCTCATGAAGATTGAAGAAGCATCATCATCAGGTCATCTGATTTCTGAATAATGAGCACATTAACATGGTCCGTGTGTCCATGcaggtgcagcaacagcagcagcaaccaCAGATGAGGATGAGCAGCATGGCCAGATCCCTGCTTCAGCCGCCAAAACCAGGTACTGTACTGCACAAAACAAGCAAGCGAGGCTCCTCGTACATGCAGCATCATGATAGCTACACAGACGGGCTGCAGCAGTCTCATTCATGCCTGTTTCTGTTTCTgtttttgcattgcattgcacgCAGACTGCCCGTCCAGCTGCTCCGTTCGCTGCGGCAACAACTGGAAGAACGAGATGTGCAACAAGATGTGCAACGTCTGCTGCAACAAGTGCAGCTGCGTGCCGCCGGGGACCGGCCAGGACACCCGCTACCTCTGCCCCTGCTACGACACCATGGTCAATCCACACACCGGCAAGCTCAAGTGCCCCTAGGCCGTCAGCAGGCAGGCACCATGCATGCCAGTCATCTGGAGAGCAGCTTGTCCATGTTATGCGTGCTCTTTGGAATAACATAATCAGTCCAAGAATCCAATACTGTCACTTCAATAAAATCGGGAAGCATTATAGTATATGCATGGGTGTTCCAGCTATTGATTAAGCAAACAGCTTCCTTTTTTCTTCCCCCATTTCATGGTTCTCCAAACTCCATCAGTGTTTCGGTG includes these proteins:
- the LOC136527196 gene encoding cypmaclein-like, which encodes MTKQHQQQLLLLSLMFLVAVAAAAVAADPQQVQQQQQQPQMRMSSMARSLLQPPKPDCPSSCSVRCGNNWKNEMCNKMCNVCCNKCSCVPPGTGQDTRYLCPCYDTMVNPHTGKLKCP